Genomic segment of Arachis hypogaea cultivar Tifrunner chromosome 11, arahy.Tifrunner.gnm2.J5K5, whole genome shotgun sequence:
GTTCCCTTCTATAACACCTCCAGTTTTTCTTCCAGCCAAGACATCCATTAGCGTGGTTTTTCCAGCTCCGCTTACTCCAACCAATGCTGTCAACACTCCAGGCCTAAAAGCTCCAGTAACATTAACAAGCAGCTGCAGCCTTTCTTCTTGTATCccttcttgtttcaattcctgaagaaataataaatcaaatatcTTTAAGAACACTTTTTAGGGGCGAAAGGGGGTTTCTTTTTACGCACCAAAGGGACATCCACATAGTAATTGATATTGCTGAAAGCCATGGAAAGAGGTTGAAATGGGAGAACCATTCCTCTTTGTTTGAAATGCTTTCCTGGGATGACAATACAATAAAATGAATGTCATATTTCCCAGCTGAACAGAAACAGGCAAAGAAAATATGTATAGACATTTTACAAACCACTAGATGCTGAATGCTGCAAGTACTCTCTCAACTCAACAATAACACTTTCAcctttccttctcttttctctttcttctagCTCACTCTTTGAAACTACAGCTTGTTGTTTTCCCAAAGCTGAAGAAAATAAGGAGAACAAGATCTTAAATTGTCCTATTTTAAACAATTAAGGGGACTAGTATACAGAGGAATTTGTCTTACGATTAAGGTAAGCTAAGAAGATAGTAAATAATGTGTTGAACAAAATTGTATATCCAACCATTGCTCCAAGACCAATCCAATACCAATAGCTCTCTTGATACAAACTTCGCTGTTTCAACACTAGCTTACCCAAGGGATAGTTGGTGATCTGATTTTGTACTGTCTGTAATAAAGAGAAGAATTTCAAGGGAGTAAGGAAATTGTTGGATTGAATGCATACTAAATAGAGATCATCACTTTACAGCATTAACCTGTGAATAAATACTGTTACATAGCTCTCAAAGTTATGATTAAAACGGTTTAAATGATACCTTATCCCAGGAATGCCCAAGGAACTCATTCACGGAAGCCGAATTTTGTGCATACATTAAAGGAGAAATCCAAAAACCCCATATCCACCAACTTGGAATGCGATCTATCAAAAAATGACAAAGACTTCATAAAACACAGTtcaataaataaatcaaactagGAGAATGCAGAGTGGAATTCCTATATAACCTCTTGAAATGATGTATCCGCCAAGAGCCATCACAATCAACATGGCAAAGGATCCAAAAGTATTGGCCACTATCATATTCCGCCCCAAGGATCCTATCAGACGAAATAGGCCTAGAGACATCTGGTGCAGAAAGAAATAAAGCAAGAATTGCCGAAAAAATCTGCaaatcaagaaacacaaaaatggcTCATGAAAAAAACTTAAGAATACACAAAAGTCCAGTTAGAATTGAGAGTTACCTGATAATTGAAGGATCATATCCAATTGTATAGTAAGAGACAGCAACCCAGCAACCAGCTTCCATGAGAGAAGTTGGGATGCTAAGGAACCAAGAAGGGATTGTATATGCCCAGCTAGGATAGAAGTGCAAATCTCTATGCTTGTACAAAACTGGAAGCTTTGCAACCAACATTGACACCTCGGTAAAACCATTGAAGAGAATAATAACCATTGAAAAGTACAGTGAACCAAGATATAATCCACCGTCATCAATTGTATTATGGTGCATCGTTGTCCGGAAAAATACACTCATTGTAATTAAAGCTACCAAAAACAGCTGCAAAGAATAAATACATTCTTCTTTGTCGGCTTCTGAAGGTGGTTGattcaataaaaacaaaatctaaaattagtggaaactcaggtacagtcgacttcacgtgaagttgatagttgagagccgttagatagtttgattgatttgactaaatttttatctaactgcTTTCAGCTATCAATTTCACCTGAAGTCcattgcacctgagtttccacctttaACTATATAGGCTAAACACAGTACCTGAACAAATTTGAAAACATAGATGAATGAATTCCGTTTCATAAGAAGCTTCTGCCACTGGTAATTTGTCCTGAGAAGGTCAAGCCTGGTGGCGCCATAGGTACAAGTAGCCAAGGCTGCGGGATGATTGTAGCGTTTATCGAAAGGAACTCTTAGCTCCTCTGATAAGTTCTTTCCCTCGCGATACAATGAAAACGCTTGGGCAAACTTCCCAACAGCTATGTACTGATAAGGCTGGTCCAGAGCAGACCAGTACTGCTCCTGGTCCTTCTTTGACGTAACCTGTTAacaaaaaattagttagaaagtttCAGAGgccagcacttttattaaaagaATCTCACTAGGAACCAATggagtatttgtacaatgtgtacaatgagctatttatttggtccaatatgaattaaaaaatgaaCGTCCAgagtaaaatactactaatttctcaaacacaatacactcatattatccagaataaccatccggataccaGAACATCTGATATTCTACTGAATCTAACATCCCTAAAATAAAGAATCAAATATTGCTACCACTTACTTCTTGTAAGAAATCTGCTACATTCTTTCGCTCAGGACAAGTGAACCCCATCATTTTGAAAAACTCAAGAGCAGATTCACGGGGCCCTTGATAAACAATCTGACCCTCGCACAATAGAATGACATCATCAAACAATTCATAGGTCTCAGGAGCTGGTTGGAGAAGAGATATGATAGTGGTTGTATCAAGTGCACGGGTAGAATGTTTAAGATATCTAATGATTTGGTAAGTGGTTGCACTATCGAGGCCGGTTGATATCTCGTCCATGTACAGAACTCTTGCTGGACCAATTAGTAACTCGCCTACAAATCTCACACATCAATTGGTTAGCATAGCTCATACTAAAATGTAAGACAAATTATATGTCAATGTTATAATAAACCTGTTGTAAGTCGCTTCTTTTGTCCTCCTGAGATTCCCTTGAGCATTTCATCTCCCACCAATGTGTCTCCACATATGTCCAAACCTAATATCTTTGTGAGAAATATCTCAGCTCTATTCTTACATTTTTATCGACTCAACAAATACTAAACTATTTCGCAATTTGCATAATGAATACCTTTATGATGTACTCTACCAAAAGATCTGTTTCCTGTCCTCCAAGAGCAATTGACTACAAAAGACAATAGATTCGATTATTAGTTTGTGTAACAAGTTTTCGTAATTAATGAAGAGCATACCTTCATGAAGAGATCAAGATCAACATCTGGTTTTATTCCAGCACTCTTTTCTCTCCTAGCAAGCTCTAGCAGCATATCTGTTAACGCTCAAAACTTTAGTACTTAGAATTGGAAGTATTTTCCAAGGTAgcttttgttttgaggtacttaGACAGAGACTGAAGTTCACTATCatatttgttggttcagagactcgtatttaaatttctgtctctgcccctaaaattttagtattttaaggGACACAGGGACTAAAATatttagagatagagactgaaactttaataatattttatacctaaaatatcttcatttcaattaattaattccaattttaccttttgtacaaattaaattagaatttcattcttgttttaatttttgtctttcactttataccaaacaaaatacttatttcaatctctatctctcCATCAAATACTACCTAATGAACTGAATATAAAAATCAACAACTCAACTTAACTTGTTTATCATAACACATTACCAAATTTAAATCCGACGCCTTGACAGCGGCCTGCAAACTGGAGAGTTTCCCTCACGGTCATCTCTGCCACGTGCCAATCTTGTTGACTGACATATGCAGACGTTCTCTGAGGAACAAACTCATTCAAACCATGTCCATTGTAAGTAATGTTCCCTGACATCTGTGGATGACATAAGAACAAAAATGAGGTGgtgacaaaaagaaaagaagacaaAGATACAAGTCCAAAATAAAATGTAGACATAACTCCTACCAGTGCTTATTGCCTTCGGTTATTATCAATTTCAAAACCCAAACAACCTATTGCTCCATTCACATGATGATtcatgttattaattttttttttccaaaattaggAGTAAGACTCAAacgagattatgtcatttgaactagaGCTCGTTGGCTCATGTTATCAAGTTTAAAAGAGACTCTAGCAAGGATTCTTATACTATTGTTCAACGTGAGTGTAATTAGCCTACTTAATTAGTATACCTGTAAACCAGGTCCCAGCCTACCAGCAAGAGCTAATAGAAGTGTCGTTTTTCCAGAGCTTGGTGGACCCAACAGTAGCGTTAGTCTGCAACAATGACAAAACAATATCCTATCATATACATAGCGAATTAATTTATTAATGGTTATTTTAAACAATCTTGCTACGtctgtaatttttttattgtaaatacCATTTGACTcctgacaaccaatatttttttattttattgattaaaaaataatttaaatacataattaattaataacaatcatattttaatttaatttatcaatatttttattgttttttatatgtgaaattatgaataaattttgAATAGAAAACTTTAGCCAACATGGATGATAACAAGTTGCGAcaactaaaaattaaacaaaattttttttctattgttcGGCACATATCAATGTAATACAGGGACAATGATTCTACAAAAGGATGCATTATTAAATacccaaaaagaaaaagggaaaataattgatagaaaataaaaattcgaagGAAAATACTTGACGGGATTGTGTGATGAAGTACGCtgataataatattttagtttttttttcttaaattatttattgtcaattgtaaaaaaatttgtataGATGTGTATTGCTATATAAGTAATAAATTCTTAAATTcattacttaaaaaattatttaaacatgAATCTAATTGATTGAATGAccatatcaaattttttatattatcaataaaattGAACTTAacaaaaattgagaagaaaaactttaaaaaataataataaccattCTTCTATTAAAGAATATTCTATTTGGCCAATGCAAATCTATAAGCAATTAGGCATAACCACatattaaaatagacaaaaaaaaaaaaaaaaaacacattaaaacttaaataaaaaagttttaacaAACAAGCAGGAATACTCTCTGACTCTCTGTTCCCACCAATTATGTACtcattaatttcttttaaaaaaatttaagcatCCATAATTTCCACCAAACCACTTAAAAATGATCATGGCTAATAATTGTATATATTATCTAACAAGGTTCGCATCCAACAAATCGTGAACAATATCAGCACTCCAAAAAGGACAGAAATTAAACATTTAGGATTTCTATTTATGAAAGATACAGCCGACTGTAATACTaactttgtctttcaattttgaAATCTCCAATATTACACAAATTTGCGATAAAAAATACTCAAACTATTTCTTGTGGTTCTCAATAAGACATTAAGGCCAGTatgaatctaataaaatattagaattaagtgAATAATAACTTTGATCACTGACCTTGAAGGTCTTATAATCCCACTAATATCAGCAATAATTGTCAATTTGCTTCTCTTCCTTCTTAATATTCTCATTTGTCGTAGAAGAGCCTATAATACAAAccgaaatcaaattaaaaaactatataaaaaaacaaaaaaaattgttgattCAAGTCAACCTAAGAGAAATACAGGAAATACTATATATTACCTCACTCATATTGCAAATGAAATTGGAAATTGTAGGCAATGCTCTGCTTCCTACATGGACAAAAGTCTCTATTGTCAAGTTTTGAAACCGAACTTCAATCTTCGGAAACTCCAAATCTACTCTGCGgacacataaaaaaataaaaggattattagCTACATTCAAAGCAAAAACGAAAGATCCAGTCAAAATAATAAGTATACAACAAATCACAAACACTATTTCCAACTACACATGGAAGAAACAGAGTAAAGACAGTACTTATTACCTACATCATTTTCTATTAACAATAATATAGactcaattataattaattttatagtaAGAGTACATAACGAGTACATCAAATGTAACacctaacaaatattttttttagatttttattttgaaaaatatactaCTTCTGATTTCAGAACTCTGAATTATAAGTTTACTAGATTCTACATTTTCCTTATGAATGCACAGAAAAGAAGTTATCATTACGCGTCGAATCGACTTCTCATGAGCTGAAAGAACGTCTCGGGATCATCATCGAGTGCATCGGCGAGCCTCTCGAGAAGGATCCGATGCTCCTGCATACCAAGGTCTGCGACGTCGACCTCCCTCTTGTCGCCGCCAAGATTCTTAAAGATTCCCCTCCGCGCTCGCCTGTAGGTAGGGAGCCTCTCAAGCGCGGCCCACCGCAGCGCCTCCTCATCCTCCCCTTCCTTCCGAAATGACGTCGATCTCGCAAACGCATTATCCGTCGAATTCCACATTGCGCCCCCTCGGCCACCTTCTCTGCCAGCGGGCAGCTCACGAAACCCCTGACTGTCTAACAAACTCGaacaaaatagaatataataacaataataacgtGAGATGTTGGTGGTGGTGTGAGGGTGGTTACTGGTCAGTTCAACGGTGGTGTTAGTGTGTGAGAGACAGAAAGAGATGAGAAATGACGAAAAACTGAAGAAGGTACAACGATACAACTACTATTACTGCTACTACAAATATAGATTAAGTGTTGTTTGGACAGGTAGTTGAGGTGTGCATTAAATGATAGAGACTTGAATATTTCTTCCCTCTCCACATATATTGAGGTTTGAGTTGGTGCACTACGATAAAGAGCACAACACTCTGGTGTCTTTCTTTATCTCTCCAGTTAGACCTTCCCTCATTTAATAGCCGCGGGAAAGGATAAACAAACAATAATtcagaaaaatcaaaatcaaacacGAGGCTCTCGCACTGTGACTGTCACGCGCTACCGCTAACTAACTACCCTCGCGATAATGCCTTTTAATCCTTAACACTTTAACACTAACACTGTCTCTGGATTAtgattttagaaataaataaatagatttgaCTTTGATAAAGAGTTAAATAAATGCATAACTGTACCTGTACTTGTATGTGTATGGACTTGTTAATGGGTGTAAAATACTAATGGTTTCGACTTTCAGCCacaaattttaatatgaattttacttttcaattaatTTACAAACACTGTGAAACATATTCCCTTTAATTCTTAATATTTGTGAAAAGATAGATCGaataatattttcaataaaagccagttattggaaaaaaaaatatacttttttcagTATCGGAAGAGTACGGTGGTCATTTAGAATGATATAACAAGTAGACTAGAACGGGATGGAGAATTTACAATCTCATCCTtgtggtgagtggtgagtggtgacCACGATCCAACGGTAGACATGGTGGGTTAGTACTGTCCCGATTTTGGGAAAAGGGCCACAACTTGAAAATGAAGTATGAAGCATTATTGTACATTACGGTGGTTTACTAGTCGTGATGATTGAAGGGGCAAGCGTTTTCGGAACTTTTACGTTTGATTTTACTTGCAACTTACCTCCCTTTTCAGCTTGTATTTTGGATTTAAGTGTTGTTGCGAGTTATatctccctttttctttctttacttccaTGCACAAAGCCAAGAATCATCAAATGGAAACACACGTAAAACGTTATTCTCCTCTATTTGTTCTACGTTATTGAAAGAGGTTCATGCACGAGATTTAGTCTAAAGAAAATACTCAcatacatattaaaataatatataaaatataaaaaaatatacattacaacaaaaaaaattcacataTTGATTtgtcttcttttttatctttgcACACTTGCAAAGTGGTTGCAATATATATGAGAGCACAGATATTTTAACCTAAAACAAAACTGATtttatacaaattattttaattattatattacagACCTACTGAAAATTAGTCGTCTATTtacataaaatacatattaaaatataaaatatacataaaaatatgtataacaatacatgtatatatataaaaatgatatgtaataattgatttgatgattaaatttttagtgtatacatactattttttattattttaatctctTAAATGGTTGTTGATCAGAGGTGAAATTAATTCTcttattgaaataattttttttgttgtaagGGATCACGAAGGATTATAATCACGTGACATGTCACATAATAATTGATGATATGTCACATATATCATATAACATGTCACTATCCCACCAACGAGACTAAGAAACAAAATTAAGTTTAagaaactaatttaaatcaagaCTATTTCATAAATTGAAATATTTAAATCCGTGTAACTATGGATAACACAACTAAATTAAAAACTGATCCGCTATTAAACCTAAAATGATTCCAAATTTCCAATTCTAGAAGACGTAGTTGAGTGTATCACAAATTCGAGTAGTTTGAGAATTGATCGCTATAGGCATATATAGTTATATTAGTTTGATGTCACTATAACTTTATCTCAAAAAAGAAGGTTTCACAAAAATAATCCATCACAGCTCGATCTTTCTTTAACACCAAAAGGACAAAAAGAGTGGTTATAATAAATCATATTTAAGATGCTAATTAGAACCATCCCATGATAATATTGATCTTAGTCCATGTTAAAAATTAATGCCATGTGAAAGGTATTGAATTTTCAAGACTCAGAAGAATGAGAATTAGAACACAAAATATAGAGATATCAGAGatatgtaaaagaaaaaaaaaaaaaaaagtaaaaattgtattaaaattagAGTACATAAGAGTACAATTTATGTTAggttatatacatagacttaacTAATTTCATTAGCTGTCATTTACTATTATATCCTTTTGCCATGTAACTTATGATGGCCCATTTAAAAACATATCTCATAAAGCATATTCATTGATGCTAGCATAATGCAATGTACGTATATAATTGTCaactttaaatattattttaaaaaagaaaaaaattgtttaagAGTGAATTTgcctaaataaaaattattagtaaTAAGCTAGTAATAGGTCATGATTAAGTAATAAATAAATGGTCAAAGATTTAAATATctgtaattttaaaatatatactcTATCGTCTATATATATGCAAGAGAGGATGAGAATGGATAAATATATATGTGACAAGCTTGAGTTAAAAAATAAGTTATCAATCAAGTTTCAAATAAAGAGAACataaataatatttgaaaattCCTTTTCTTACAAGGATATTTTGAATTCCTTAattcaatattttaataataaaaaagaacattctttaaaaaatcaatattattcttaattaaactAATAAGGAACACATATAGGTGAGATTATTTGCCACTCAGTCAAAATGTCCAATAGCAAAATGAATGTATGCGTGCTACTCAAATATAACCCACCAATAAACGgtgaaaatattattaaataatgaattcaagtgaaaattgaaccaaaACATACAATGCAATCACCACACATATATAAGGCCTAACGAACTTGCTTCAacctttttctatttatatatcCAATGAATTTTCTTGTAGGGTCTTTGTCATTCCAAACATTTGGTAGATTTCTCGTTTAATAATCTTATGATATATATTATATTGACTTATTGAGAATAAGGTCACCCACTTGATAGAAGCGTATATCTATATATGACAAAGTGCACATTAAGGAACAAATggtaagtttttgaaaaagtacaagacatGGAATGACACTTATATGGATCTTGTTTATGTTTTTTTTCCCATGAGTTGGGCAACTACTGTGGAATCGTCAGAGATCATATTAGGTGAACTAGTTTTGTAAATTGGTGCCAGAAAGAATAATATGGAGGAGTAAT
This window contains:
- the LOC112719678 gene encoding ABC transporter G family member 32 isoform X2; protein product: MWNSTDNAFARSTSFRKEGEDEEALRWAALERLPTYRRARRGIFKNLGGDKREVDVADLGMQEHRILLERLADALDDDPETFFQLMRSRFDAVDLEFPKIEVRFQNLTIETFVHVGSRALPTISNFICNMSEALLRQMRILRRKRSKLTIIADISGIIRPSRLTLLLGPPSSGKTTLLLALAGRLGPGLQMSGNITYNGHGLNEFVPQRTSAYVSQQDWHVAEMTVRETLQFAGRCQGVGFKFVNCSWRTGNRSFGRVHHKGLDICGDTLVGDEMLKGISGGQKKRLTTGELLIGPARVLYMDEISTGLDSATTYQIIRYLKHSTRALDTTTIISLLQPAPETYELFDDVILLCEGQIVYQGPRESALEFFKMMGFTCPERKNVADFLQEVTSKKDQEQYWSALDQPYQYIAVGKFAQAFSLYREGKNLSEELRVPFDKRYNHPAALATCTYGATRLDLLRTNYQWQKLLMKRNSFIYVFKFVQLFLVALITMSVFFRTTMHHNTIDDGGLYLGSLYFSMVIILFNGFTEVSMLVAKLPVLYKHRDLHFYPSWAYTIPSWFLSIPTSLMEAGCWVAVSYYTIGYDPSIIRFFRQFLLYFFLHQMSLGLFRLIGSLGRNMIVANTFGSFAMLIVMALGGYIISRDRIPSWWIWGFWISPLMYAQNSASVNEFLGHSWDKTVQNQITNYPLGKLVLKQRSLYQESYWYWIGLGAMVGYTILFNTLFTIFLAYLNPLGKQQAVVSKSELEEREKRRKGESVIVELREYLQHSASSGKHFKQRGMVLPFQPLSMAFSNINYYVDVPLELKQEGIQEERLQLLVNVTGAFRPGVLTALVGVSGAGKTTLMDVLAGRKTGGVIEGNIYISGYPKRQDSFARISGYCEQTDVHSPCLTVWESLLFSAWLRLSSDVDFETQKAFVEEVMELVELTPLKGALVGLPGIDGLSTEQRKRLTIAVELVANPSIVFMDEPTSGLDARAAAIVMRTVRNIVNTGRTIVCTIHQPSIDIFESFDELLFMKRGGELIYAGPLGPKSSELINYFEAVEGVPKIRSGYNPATWMLEVTSSTEENRLGVDFAEIYRRSSLYQYNEELVESLSKPSNNSKELHFPTKYCRSYFDQFLTCLWKQNLSYWRNPHYTAVRFFYTVIISLMLGTICWRFGAKRDMQQDLFNAMGSMYSAILFIGITNGTAVQPVVSVERFVSYRERAAGMYSALPFAFAQVIIEFPYVLAQAMIYSTIFYSMASFAWSVDRFLWYLFFMYVTMLYFTFYGMMTTAVTPNHNVAAIIAAPFYMLWNLFSGFMIPHKRIPVWWRWYYWANPVAWSLYGLLTSQYGGDEKSVKLSNGNSMAISQVLRVVFGYRHDFLCVAAIMVAAFCLFFAIIFAFAIKSFNFQRR
- the LOC112719678 gene encoding ABC transporter G family member 32 isoform X1; translation: MWNSTDNAFARSTSFRKEGEDEEALRWAALERLPTYRRARRGIFKNLGGDKREVDVADLGMQEHRILLERLADALDDDPETFFQLMRSRFDAVDLEFPKIEVRFQNLTIETFVHVGSRALPTISNFICNMSEALLRQMRILRRKRSKLTIIADISGIIRPSRLTLLLGPPSSGKTTLLLALAGRLGPGLQMSGNITYNGHGLNEFVPQRTSAYVSQQDWHVAEMTVRETLQFAGRCQGVGFKFDMLLELARREKSAGIKPDVDLDLFMKSIALGGQETDLLVEYIIKILGLDICGDTLVGDEMLKGISGGQKKRLTTGELLIGPARVLYMDEISTGLDSATTYQIIRYLKHSTRALDTTTIISLLQPAPETYELFDDVILLCEGQIVYQGPRESALEFFKMMGFTCPERKNVADFLQEVTSKKDQEQYWSALDQPYQYIAVGKFAQAFSLYREGKNLSEELRVPFDKRYNHPAALATCTYGATRLDLLRTNYQWQKLLMKRNSFIYVFKFVQLFLVALITMSVFFRTTMHHNTIDDGGLYLGSLYFSMVIILFNGFTEVSMLVAKLPVLYKHRDLHFYPSWAYTIPSWFLSIPTSLMEAGCWVAVSYYTIGYDPSIIRFFRQFLLYFFLHQMSLGLFRLIGSLGRNMIVANTFGSFAMLIVMALGGYIISRDRIPSWWIWGFWISPLMYAQNSASVNEFLGHSWDKTVQNQITNYPLGKLVLKQRSLYQESYWYWIGLGAMVGYTILFNTLFTIFLAYLNPLGKQQAVVSKSELEEREKRRKGESVIVELREYLQHSASSGKHFKQRGMVLPFQPLSMAFSNINYYVDVPLELKQEGIQEERLQLLVNVTGAFRPGVLTALVGVSGAGKTTLMDVLAGRKTGGVIEGNIYISGYPKRQDSFARISGYCEQTDVHSPCLTVWESLLFSAWLRLSSDVDFETQKAFVEEVMELVELTPLKGALVGLPGIDGLSTEQRKRLTIAVELVANPSIVFMDEPTSGLDARAAAIVMRTVRNIVNTGRTIVCTIHQPSIDIFESFDELLFMKRGGELIYAGPLGPKSSELINYFEAVEGVPKIRSGYNPATWMLEVTSSTEENRLGVDFAEIYRRSSLYQYNEELVESLSKPSNNSKELHFPTKYCRSYFDQFLTCLWKQNLSYWRNPHYTAVRFFYTVIISLMLGTICWRFGAKRDMQQDLFNAMGSMYSAILFIGITNGTAVQPVVSVERFVSYRERAAGMYSALPFAFAQVIIEFPYVLAQAMIYSTIFYSMASFAWSVDRFLWYLFFMYVTMLYFTFYGMMTTAVTPNHNVAAIIAAPFYMLWNLFSGFMIPHKRIPVWWRWYYWANPVAWSLYGLLTSQYGGDEKSVKLSNGNSMAISQVLRVVFGYRHDFLCVAAIMVAAFCLFFAIIFAFAIKSFNFQRR